The window GTTCATAATTTTACCAGAGATTTTCCGAATGATGAGCGGTTTAGGAGTGTTGATCAACTCCGAAGATCTTCATCAGCAGTAACGAATAATATCGCCGAAGCTTATAAAAAGCAGTCATTAAGAGAGCAATTACACATATTACAAAGTATTGCAGTGTGTGAAGCAGAAGAGACCATGAGTAATTTACTAAGATGCGGTAAGAAGAGTCTTTGCGATTTAGAAACGGCGAACAAGATGGCGGATGAGTATCTAGGTCTCATAAAAGCTATTCAAGGCTACATCAGATTTCTAAAAAACAGTTCAAGTATTGACTATTCACCTAAAGCACCATTCAAAGACTGACAAACCGATTAACTGATGAACTATATGGCGGATAGGCCCTCATGGGATGAATATTTCACGGAAATCTCGCACACGGTCGCCACGCGCGGCACGTGCGACCGCGGCAGGAGCGGATGCGTGATCGTGCGGGATAAAAGGATCTTGACGACCGGCTATGTGGGATCGCCTCCCGGCATGCCGCATTGCGACGAGGCAGGCCATCAAATAGCGGAATTTTTGGATGAAGAAGGGAAGCGCAGCCAGCACTGCATCCGTACGATTCATGCGGAACAGAATGCCATTGCCCAGGCCGCGCGTTTTGGAATTTCCCTTGCAGGCGCGACGCTTTACTGCAAAATGGAGCCCTGTTATGTCTGCGCGCGGCTCATCATCAGCTGCGGCATAGTGAGGGTGGTGGCGGAGAAGCGTTACCAGCGGGGGGAGATGACACGAAGTATGTTTCAACAAGCAGGTATTCAATTAGATGTCATATACGATGAAGTGGAGAGGTATCAGAACTCTGGTGTATAATATCAAAGCTCAAAGTTCAAA of the Patescibacteria group bacterium genome contains:
- a CDS encoding four helix bundle protein, with amino-acid sequence MATGLNNLKIYKLSEELELKVHNFTRDFPNDERFRSVDQLRRSSSAVTNNIAEAYKKQSLREQLHILQSIAVCEAEETMSNLLRCGKKSLCDLETANKMADEYLGLIKAIQGYIRFLKNSSSIDYSPKAPFKD
- a CDS encoding cytidine/deoxycytidylate deaminase family protein, which encodes MADRPSWDEYFTEISHTVATRGTCDRGRSGCVIVRDKRILTTGYVGSPPGMPHCDEAGHQIAEFLDEEGKRSQHCIRTIHAEQNAIAQAARFGISLAGATLYCKMEPCYVCARLIISCGIVRVVAEKRYQRGEMTRSMFQQAGIQLDVIYDEVERYQNSGV